One Fibrobacter sp. UBA4297 genomic region harbors:
- a CDS encoding DUF4418 family protein — MKKGILFGATAIAFGVLVSLLSFVLLPFCSGHGDMIMRCQKTSSVDGFIGIAIAIFGIVYIAIPKAQKVLSLAVVAGGVFTALVPTVIVGVCAAPHMHCHSVSSPVLQITGIVIALVGIANSIYLLNRSITRQETLNESNHT; from the coding sequence ATGAAAAAAGGTATTTTATTCGGCGCAACAGCAATTGCATTTGGCGTACTCGTTTCGCTACTTTCATTTGTTCTGCTTCCATTTTGCTCGGGTCATGGAGACATGATCATGCGCTGCCAAAAGACCTCTAGTGTTGACGGATTTATCGGTATCGCCATCGCCATTTTTGGCATTGTCTATATCGCTATTCCCAAAGCACAAAAGGTTTTGTCGCTGGCAGTAGTTGCAGGCGGCGTTTTCACAGCCCTTGTGCCCACCGTGATTGTAGGCGTTTGCGCAGCACCCCACATGCACTGTCATTCCGTTTCTTCCCCGGTTTTGCAAATCACAGGAATCGTCATTGCGCTCGTTGGAATTGCCAACAGCATTTACTTATTGAATCGCAGTATAACGCGACAGGAGACCTTAAATGAATCAAATCATACTTAG
- a CDS encoding ABC transporter permease translates to MNQIILRIIYTNFWRHPFRSIGLVILTAVASATLLSSALFSESLDAGLEQLSSRMGADLLIVPQGSEAKDQPVLLQGELSHRTLPREILEFTRKVPGIKIATSQFYFSTLGSSCCDKKVNIIGFDSKTDFTIKPWIRKTYKKDFPIGSVIAGSDIQVDESGKIKFFDQEFTVVAHLERMGNKLDQAIFADVGTIEILQKAAKAKGVNFISEGEPSAILANLEKGGDFEKISQTLHQNFEGIHVIPRRNLFDSVIATAGSFKLIVWVIAAFFLIVAIAAVSIAFSISANERKREFATLRVIGFTQKRLEHIVLGESLLATIIGTVVGAFISVFATLSFRVFIIDSLSVPFLLPSALTIFAIIIVAIFIPTITGTGAAYRIAKQVGRLDVYSALKEET, encoded by the coding sequence ATGAATCAAATCATACTTAGAATTATTTATACAAACTTTTGGCGTCACCCGTTCCGAAGCATTGGGCTTGTCATTTTAACCGCAGTCGCTTCGGCAACACTTTTATCAAGCGCTCTTTTTTCAGAAAGCCTTGACGCAGGCCTAGAGCAACTTTCATCACGCATGGGCGCAGACTTGCTCATCGTCCCGCAGGGCAGCGAAGCAAAAGATCAGCCCGTTTTATTGCAAGGCGAATTAAGCCATCGCACGCTTCCTCGAGAAATTCTCGAATTTACACGAAAAGTTCCAGGAATCAAAATTGCCACATCGCAATTTTATTTTTCCACGCTCGGGTCAAGCTGCTGTGACAAGAAAGTCAACATTATCGGTTTCGATTCCAAGACCGATTTTACCATCAAGCCGTGGATTCGTAAGACCTACAAGAAAGACTTTCCCATTGGTTCTGTAATCGCGGGTAGCGACATTCAAGTCGATGAATCCGGAAAAATCAAGTTCTTCGATCAGGAATTTACCGTCGTCGCACACCTAGAGCGCATGGGCAACAAGCTTGACCAGGCAATTTTTGCGGATGTCGGGACTATCGAAATATTGCAAAAGGCAGCAAAAGCAAAAGGGGTCAATTTCATCTCCGAAGGTGAACCTTCCGCCATTCTCGCAAATCTCGAAAAAGGCGGAGACTTCGAAAAAATCTCGCAGACGCTTCATCAAAATTTCGAAGGCATTCACGTGATTCCGCGCAGGAACTTGTTCGATAGCGTTATCGCCACGGCAGGTTCCTTCAAGCTCATCGTCTGGGTGATAGCCGCATTCTTCTTGATTGTCGCCATCGCCGCCGTTTCAATAGCATTCTCGATTTCAGCAAACGAGCGCAAGCGCGAATTTGCAACACTCCGCGTCATCGGCTTTACGCAAAAGAGATTGGAACACATCGTTCTTGGCGAATCATTGCTCGCAACCATCATCGGCACTGTCGTAGGCGCGTTTATCAGCGTATTTGCAACGCTCTCGTTCCGCGTGTTCATTATCGACAGTTTATCCGTACCGTTCTTGCTTCCGAGCGCACTAACCATTTTTGCGATTATCATCGTTGCAATATTCATTCCCACAATCACAGGCACAGGAGCCGCCTATCGAATAGCTAAACAAGTTGGCCGTCTAGATGTTTACTCGGCTTTAAAGGAGGAAACTTAA
- a CDS encoding ABC transporter ATP-binding protein, with protein sequence MILNGNNITKEYTRRGEKFPAVNNADFFAWSGDYTVIFGESGSGKSTLLNALAGISAPTSGSIAIDGQPLYTLNDEERSRLRNERIGYIPQNAACLPAFTVTENIELAASLYKHRIDKEQIQSLLKKLGIAHLANEYPANLSGGELRRVAIARALVNNPDLIIADEPTSNLDEDNSRKVFSLFGRLAKSGAAVIVATHDRSAFGYNNRTYHMKSGTLIPDIGEYGNL encoded by the coding sequence ATGATACTCAATGGTAACAACATTACAAAAGAATATACCCGACGCGGTGAAAAGTTCCCAGCCGTCAACAACGCCGATTTCTTCGCTTGGTCAGGCGATTACACGGTCATCTTCGGAGAATCCGGAAGCGGCAAGAGCACGCTTTTGAACGCACTCGCAGGCATCAGCGCTCCAACTTCTGGCAGCATCGCCATTGACGGGCAACCGCTTTACACCTTGAACGACGAAGAACGTTCAAGGTTGCGCAATGAGCGCATCGGCTACATCCCGCAAAACGCCGCCTGTTTGCCCGCATTCACCGTGACCGAAAACATTGAACTTGCAGCAAGCCTTTACAAGCACCGCATTGACAAAGAGCAAATCCAGAGTCTCCTCAAAAAACTCGGCATCGCCCATTTGGCAAACGAATACCCCGCTAACTTATCCGGTGGAGAATTGCGCCGCGTTGCCATCGCACGTGCGCTTGTCAACAATCCCGATTTGATTATCGCCGACGAACCGACAAGCAATCTCGACGAAGACAACAGCCGCAAGGTTTTCAGCCTTTTCGGAAGGCTTGCAAAATCAGGCGCAGCCGTCATTGTCGCCACACACGACCGATCGGCATTTGGCTACAACAATCGCACGTACCACATGAAATCGGGTACGCTCATCCCTGACATTGGAGAATACGGCAATCTCTAA
- a CDS encoding sodium:solute symporter family protein: protein MKLLLIYFFVLGFICIRDLFKVKNFDDYVVAGRKQSSPFVFMSLMATVLGASATVGIAARAESIGFAAFWWLAVGAIGFWFQAAFLSKPVHDLDVRTLPEIAEKTVGKTGRKLVALIIAVSWIGIIAAQFAAVAGFIGLVLGHDAGTQSVLITAVIVIVYTLLGGQLSVVRTDALQFGILTLGFFAAAVYLFGGFSGAENASLQTAQEIANGSVALANGTVAHPAGLVTFGNFNLLNEKFGISDLAIMLFTIGGAYFLGPDVISRNLVAKDATSARKAVIAGSFAILAFSVIIVLLGMWAATYAPATAGSATNPLFRLASGVLPLPLAALLSVGLLSALLSSADTCLINSAAIFGSDILNTHRISVVRISVVVIGIIATYLALQGKDIIGLLTMAYSVYTPGIVAPLAVAIIAHKKFKVKKTLWYTGVIIGGLFGLIPAILASTAKIQSPAYLPLVGIAISLVFALTSLRKK from the coding sequence ATGAAACTATTACTCATTTACTTCTTTGTTCTCGGTTTCATCTGCATTCGAGACTTGTTTAAAGTCAAGAACTTTGATGATTACGTTGTTGCAGGTCGTAAGCAAAGCTCCCCGTTTGTATTCATGAGTCTCATGGCAACCGTCCTTGGGGCATCTGCAACAGTGGGCATTGCCGCACGTGCCGAGAGCATCGGTTTTGCCGCCTTTTGGTGGCTCGCCGTTGGAGCGATTGGGTTCTGGTTTCAAGCCGCATTTTTGAGCAAACCCGTTCACGATCTTGACGTGCGCACGCTCCCCGAAATTGCAGAAAAGACAGTCGGCAAAACAGGTCGAAAGCTTGTCGCTTTAATCATCGCCGTTTCGTGGATTGGAATTATCGCCGCGCAATTCGCAGCCGTCGCCGGGTTCATCGGGCTTGTGCTCGGTCACGATGCCGGTACGCAATCCGTATTGATTACCGCAGTGATCGTCATTGTCTATACGCTATTGGGCGGGCAACTTTCTGTTGTGCGCACCGACGCTTTGCAATTTGGAATTTTGACGCTCGGATTTTTCGCCGCCGCCGTTTATCTTTTCGGCGGATTCTCGGGCGCTGAAAACGCATCGCTCCAAACTGCGCAAGAAATCGCAAACGGGTCAGTCGCACTCGCAAATGGAACTGTCGCGCATCCCGCGGGTCTCGTAACTTTTGGCAACTTCAATCTTTTGAATGAAAAGTTCGGCATCAGCGATTTAGCCATTATGCTGTTCACTATCGGCGGAGCATACTTTCTCGGCCCCGATGTCATTTCCAGAAACCTCGTTGCAAAAGATGCAACATCAGCACGCAAGGCCGTTATCGCCGGCAGCTTTGCCATCCTCGCCTTTAGCGTGATTATCGTTTTACTCGGTATGTGGGCCGCCACTTACGCCCCCGCCACAGCAGGCTCCGCCACGAATCCGTTGTTCCGCCTCGCCTCCGGCGTGCTCCCGCTCCCGCTTGCCGCCCTCCTTTCCGTCGGGCTTTTGTCCGCACTTCTTTCGTCGGCAGACACATGCCTTATCAATTCCGCCGCCATTTTCGGGAGCGACATTCTGAACACGCACCGCATTTCTGTTGTGCGCATTTCAGTCGTTGTCATCGGCATTATCGCCACCTATCTTGCGCTCCAAGGCAAAGACATCATCGGGCTTTTGACAATGGCCTACTCCGTTTACACGCCAGGCATCGTTGCCCCGCTCGCGGTCGCCATCATCGCGCACAAAAAATTCAAAGTCAAGAAAACGCTCTGGTACACAGGCGTGATTATCGGCGGGCTCTTCGGGCTCATTCCGGCAATCCTCGCATCCACGGCAAAAATCCAAAGTCCCGCTTATTTGCCGCTTGTCGGGATTGCCATATCGCTTGTGTTCGCACTTACGAGCTTGAGAAAGAAATAA
- a CDS encoding glutamine synthetase III translates to MNNSRNKAIYDIATAPVTAVKPAAPANVDFYGEDVFNADAMRTYLPKDICEKLLATIDEGVALDPSIAGDVAHAMKRWAMDRGATHFTHWFQPLTGSTAEKHDSFIEPSGGKAIMAFSGKNLIVGEPDASSFPSGGLRSTFEARGYTAWDPTSPAFIKRHGNGATLCIPTAFCSYTGEALDKKTPLLRSLQALSKSTRRLMTCFKAGPKKTTVTLGAEQEYFLIDKRFYLQRPDLYQAGRTIFGATPAKHQQMNDHYFGSIPSRILNFMNDVEKELWKLGIPAKTRHNEVAPAQFELAPLFEEVNLACDHNMLVMETLRNVADRYGLVCLLHEKPFAGVNGSGKHNNWSLSYGKGNLLNPGKDPHQNAVFLTAICAIMYAVDTHADLLRMTCAGAGNDHRLGAHEAPPAIISIYLGDQLMDVIEQLEQGVPKSSKQAGAMKLGSDTLPPLPRDATDRNRTSPFAFTGNKFEFRAPGSSQSCSEPNVVLNTIVAEAFDMISEQLEKLDDKNFHTGLQKILQKIVKEHKRILYNGNGYTEEWVKEAEKRGLPNIRTSMEALKALTKDENIALFEKYGVMNRAEMVSRYEVNVEDYHKRIHIEGEIARDMAKNIILPAVVEAYSKALKTNEMALNQGFPSLDGYAKSLGEGMNRLLAAIDVMEKALGGLHEGIVDAIAALRKEVDGLEKIVPNELWPLPKYREMLFIY, encoded by the coding sequence ATGAACAATAGTCGTAATAAGGCCATCTACGATATCGCAACTGCTCCTGTGACTGCGGTGAAGCCTGCCGCTCCAGCAAATGTCGATTTCTATGGCGAAGACGTTTTCAATGCCGATGCCATGCGCACCTACCTCCCGAAGGATATTTGCGAAAAATTGCTCGCAACGATTGACGAGGGCGTGGCTCTTGATCCGAGCATCGCTGGTGATGTCGCTCATGCTATGAAGCGCTGGGCAATGGATCGCGGTGCAACGCACTTTACGCATTGGTTCCAGCCTTTGACGGGTTCGACGGCCGAAAAGCACGACAGTTTTATTGAACCGTCTGGTGGCAAGGCCATTATGGCTTTCAGCGGCAAGAATTTGATTGTGGGCGAACCGGACGCTTCGAGCTTCCCGAGTGGTGGTTTGCGATCCACGTTCGAGGCTCGCGGCTATACCGCTTGGGACCCGACTTCTCCGGCTTTCATCAAGCGTCACGGCAATGGTGCTACGCTCTGCATCCCGACTGCATTCTGCAGCTACACCGGTGAAGCTCTCGACAAGAAGACGCCGCTCCTCCGCAGCTTGCAAGCGCTTTCCAAGTCGACTCGCCGCCTCATGACTTGCTTCAAGGCCGGTCCGAAGAAGACGACTGTTACGCTCGGCGCCGAACAGGAATACTTCCTCATCGACAAGAGATTTTATCTGCAACGCCCGGACCTGTATCAGGCCGGTCGCACGATTTTCGGTGCTACTCCTGCAAAGCACCAACAAATGAATGACCATTACTTTGGCAGCATCCCGAGCCGCATCTTGAACTTTATGAACGATGTGGAAAAGGAACTGTGGAAGCTTGGTATCCCGGCAAAGACTCGTCACAACGAAGTGGCTCCGGCCCAGTTCGAACTTGCTCCGCTCTTTGAAGAAGTGAACCTTGCTTGCGACCACAACATGCTTGTGATGGAAACGCTCCGCAATGTGGCTGACCGCTACGGTCTCGTTTGCTTGTTGCACGAAAAGCCGTTTGCAGGCGTGAACGGTTCTGGCAAGCACAACAACTGGAGCCTTTCTTACGGTAAGGGCAATTTGCTCAATCCGGGTAAGGACCCGCATCAGAACGCCGTGTTCCTCACCGCCATTTGCGCCATCATGTATGCTGTCGATACGCATGCTGATTTGCTCCGCATGACTTGCGCAGGTGCTGGTAACGATCACCGTCTTGGCGCTCACGAAGCTCCTCCGGCAATCATCTCCATTTACCTTGGCGATCAGCTTATGGACGTGATTGAACAGCTTGAACAAGGCGTGCCGAAGTCTAGCAAGCAAGCGGGTGCCATGAAACTTGGCTCTGATACGCTCCCGCCGCTCCCGCGTGACGCTACGGACCGCAACAGAACTTCGCCGTTTGCATTTACGGGCAACAAGTTTGAATTCCGTGCACCGGGCTCAAGCCAGAGCTGCTCTGAACCGAACGTTGTTCTGAATACGATTGTCGCTGAAGCTTTCGACATGATCTCTGAGCAGCTCGAAAAGCTTGATGACAAGAACTTCCACACGGGCCTGCAAAAGATTTTGCAAAAGATCGTGAAGGAACACAAGCGCATTCTTTACAATGGCAACGGCTACACTGAAGAATGGGTGAAGGAAGCTGAAAAGCGTGGCCTCCCGAACATCCGCACTTCTATGGAAGCGCTCAAGGCTTTGACGAAGGACGAAAACATTGCGCTCTTCGAAAAGTATGGAGTGATGAACCGTGCCGAAATGGTTTCCCGTTACGAAGTGAATGTGGAAGATTACCACAAGCGCATCCACATTGAAGGTGAAATCGCCCGCGATATGGCGAAGAACATCATTTTGCCTGCTGTTGTTGAGGCTTACTCCAAGGCGCTCAAGACAAACGAAATGGCCCTTAACCAGGGCTTTCCGAGTCTTGACGGCTACGCCAAATCGCTCGGCGAAGGCATGAACCGCTTGCTCGCTGCGATTGACGTGATGGAAAAGGCGCTCGGTGGACTCCACGAAGGCATTGTCGATGCGATTGCCGCTCTCCGCAAGGAAGTGGATGGCCTCGAAAAGATTGTGCCGAACGAACTTTGGCCGCTGCCGAAGTATAGGGAAATGCTGTTTATTTATTAG
- a CDS encoding sigma-54 interaction domain-containing protein produces MDIEALENTTFAAIVEKIQKVRKRGELLESIHGILKKNFESIENEHQIECQKIRNVIEGIPGELIGNTREMREVSKLVRQIAPTAATVLIRGKAGTGKEYVARSIHELSERKDSPFVALNCDALTEGANSFESELFGFERGAFTGATNRHIGKAEQANGGTLFLDEVADLPLPAQIKLLQFIQEQSFKRLGSNIEQRCNVRLIASTGKNLEAMMQHGTFREDLYYRLNIFQISLPELIQRKTDILLLADHFIEKMNYKYGKKILRLSSPAIDMLMSYHWPGNVRELENCIEHACLATTDVCINAYDLPPTLQTDVTSGTSVLPEGNSPLATLMDSYEREILSEALRRHDGNMSAAGRDLSVSPRMMLYKIRRLGLAASN; encoded by the coding sequence ATGGATATCGAAGCTCTTGAAAACACGACTTTCGCGGCCATCGTCGAGAAAATCCAAAAGGTTCGCAAGCGTGGCGAACTCTTAGAGAGCATTCACGGGATTTTAAAAAAGAACTTTGAATCCATCGAAAACGAGCACCAAATTGAATGCCAGAAAATCCGCAACGTCATTGAAGGCATTCCAGGCGAACTCATCGGCAACACGCGCGAAATGCGCGAAGTGAGCAAGCTCGTCCGCCAAATCGCCCCCACCGCCGCAACAGTCCTTATCCGCGGCAAGGCTGGCACCGGCAAGGAATACGTCGCCCGCAGCATCCACGAGCTCTCGGAACGCAAGGATTCCCCGTTCGTAGCGCTCAACTGCGACGCCCTCACCGAAGGAGCAAACTCTTTTGAAAGCGAACTTTTCGGCTTTGAACGCGGAGCATTCACAGGTGCCACCAACCGCCACATCGGCAAGGCAGAACAAGCAAACGGAGGCACGCTCTTTCTAGATGAAGTCGCCGACTTGCCGCTCCCCGCGCAAATCAAGCTTTTGCAATTTATTCAAGAACAAAGTTTCAAACGCCTCGGTAGCAACATCGAGCAGCGCTGCAACGTGCGCCTTATCGCAAGCACAGGCAAAAATCTCGAAGCCATGATGCAGCACGGCACGTTCCGCGAAGACCTTTATTACCGCCTGAACATTTTCCAGATTTCGCTCCCCGAACTCATCCAGCGCAAAACGGACATTTTGCTTTTAGCGGACCATTTCATCGAAAAGATGAATTACAAATACGGCAAGAAAATTTTGCGCCTAAGCTCACCCGCCATCGACATGCTCATGAGCTATCATTGGCCCGGTAACGTGCGCGAACTCGAAAACTGCATCGAACACGCATGCCTTGCGACAACTGACGTCTGCATCAACGCCTACGATTTGCCGCCCACGCTGCAAACCGACGTCACGTCAGGCACCTCCGTACTCCCCGAAGGCAACAGTCCTCTCGCCACGCTAATGGACAGCTACGAGCGTGAAATCTTAAGCGAAGCGCTCCGCCGTCACGACGGCAACATGAGCGCCGCCGGCCGCGACCTTTCCGTAAGCCCGCGCATGATGCTATACAAAATAAGGCGGCTAGGATTAGCCGCCTCGAACTAA
- a CDS encoding TonB-dependent receptor gives MRGCLTACSCSSGLLGVRVCAGVLLASVSGFSEEFVQDLGESSVYGVASENVKPLQASSSYAEVLPEVWEGRSLSAAEVLASLPGVQYTRQGGVGSFQTVSIRGISAKNIVVCMDGIPLNDASGGAVDFGSIDLNQVEKIEVYKDRVPAKFGGRGIGGAINFVTKGSKPAEAVLKPEDKKSGRVLLSYGSHNTWEASTQLLSRLTDSASVSASLSARHSDNDYEFDSQNGTPYNPNDDFKDTRRNAEFTEYSGLFKARVLHTNGVFSTLNMNFSRSEGGNPGRDDYQTSVAGYKGEFAQATYRAELPQLLGWLWLEMSLTGKFEKATSHSYYPLDHLGYDLPGLQEYGSAGYSLVPEVVANYSGDRLNANLRMSLDASYYEKRGTTSSKWNLARVATNVSFDVEYDFVKNLTVGGEASALIVKDDLHGGKFVHPTASKTLKSAKDRNVSWTGRGFLRYDAPDSRYGGNVSFGRFVRTPQLMELYGVHPGMLSNPDLKDESALRFEVGGYYMIPKSNTAIRATYFETDVENGIYWLVSGGFSKPQNIGKSHVRGFEAELESKPKKWLSVILRATFQDAEDGSKEKYYTGKKLPNEPARSYYAEARFDLPYHLDLTWTSEYRTEIFDDRANRIKQPAVDLHHVSLGYTPFEKTRLVFALRNLTDETYRNPYVPFPTPGREYKLTLTQGF, from the coding sequence TTGCGTGGGTGTTTGACTGCGTGCAGTTGTTCTAGCGGTCTCTTGGGCGTTCGCGTGTGCGCGGGCGTACTGCTTGCGAGCGTTTCTGGTTTTTCCGAAGAGTTTGTTCAAGATTTAGGTGAGTCTTCCGTTTATGGAGTGGCATCCGAAAACGTAAAGCCTTTGCAGGCGTCTTCGAGCTATGCCGAAGTTTTGCCCGAAGTATGGGAAGGCCGTTCGCTTTCGGCGGCTGAAGTCTTGGCTTCTTTGCCGGGCGTACAGTACACGCGCCAGGGCGGTGTCGGGAGTTTCCAGACCGTGAGCATTCGCGGAATTTCTGCAAAGAATATTGTCGTTTGCATGGATGGGATTCCGCTGAACGATGCGTCGGGCGGTGCGGTTGATTTTGGTTCGATTGACTTGAATCAGGTCGAAAAAATTGAAGTCTACAAGGATCGCGTGCCTGCGAAATTTGGCGGTCGAGGAATCGGCGGTGCTATAAACTTTGTCACCAAAGGTTCAAAGCCTGCGGAAGCTGTGCTCAAGCCGGAAGATAAAAAGTCGGGCCGAGTGCTTTTGAGCTATGGTAGCCACAACACGTGGGAGGCTTCGACGCAGTTGCTCTCTCGCTTGACGGATAGCGCCTCGGTGAGTGCGTCTCTGTCGGCGCGGCATAGCGATAATGATTACGAATTTGATAGCCAAAATGGAACGCCTTACAACCCTAATGATGATTTCAAGGACACACGCCGCAATGCGGAATTTACGGAATACTCTGGGCTTTTCAAGGCGCGCGTGTTGCATACAAATGGCGTTTTCTCGACTTTGAATATGAACTTTAGCCGTTCGGAAGGCGGAAATCCCGGTCGAGACGATTACCAGACGTCTGTGGCTGGCTACAAGGGCGAATTTGCGCAGGCGACCTACCGTGCGGAATTGCCGCAACTCTTGGGATGGCTATGGCTTGAAATGTCTCTCACGGGAAAGTTTGAAAAGGCGACTTCGCATTCGTATTATCCGCTAGACCATCTGGGCTATGATTTGCCGGGTTTGCAGGAGTACGGTTCGGCGGGGTATAGCCTTGTTCCTGAAGTTGTTGCGAATTATTCGGGAGACCGCTTGAATGCAAATTTGCGCATGTCTCTGGATGCTTCGTATTACGAAAAGCGTGGAACGACATCGAGTAAATGGAACTTGGCTCGCGTGGCGACGAATGTCTCTTTCGATGTCGAGTATGATTTTGTCAAGAATCTCACTGTGGGCGGTGAAGCTTCGGCCTTGATTGTCAAGGATGATTTGCATGGCGGAAAATTTGTGCATCCGACTGCTTCAAAGACTTTAAAATCGGCGAAGGATCGCAATGTTTCTTGGACGGGACGCGGCTTTTTGCGCTATGATGCGCCTGACTCCCGCTATGGCGGCAACGTGAGCTTTGGGCGCTTTGTACGTACCCCGCAACTGATGGAACTTTATGGTGTCCACCCGGGGATGCTTTCGAATCCGGATTTGAAAGATGAATCGGCGTTGCGTTTTGAAGTCGGTGGCTATTACATGATTCCAAAAAGCAATACCGCCATTCGTGCAACGTATTTCGAGACGGATGTTGAAAACGGAATTTACTGGCTAGTGAGCGGCGGATTCTCGAAACCGCAGAATATCGGCAAGTCGCATGTGCGTGGCTTTGAAGCGGAACTTGAAAGCAAACCGAAAAAATGGCTTTCTGTGATTTTACGTGCAACGTTCCAGGATGCAGAAGATGGCAGCAAGGAAAAATATTACACGGGCAAAAAGCTCCCGAATGAGCCTGCACGTTCGTACTATGCCGAGGCAAGGTTTGATTTGCCGTACCATCTCGACTTGACATGGACTTCAGAATACCGCACCGAGATTTTTGATGACCGTGCAAATCGTATCAAGCAACCTGCTGTGGATTTGCATCATGTCTCGCTTGGCTATACACCTTTTGAAAAAACACGACTTGTTTTTGCGCTCCGGAACTTGACGGATGAAACTTATAGAAATCCCTATGTTCCATTCCCGACTCCGGGGCGGGAGTACAAATTAACATTAACACAGGGGTTTTAA
- a CDS encoding DMT family transporter, translating to MKPAPIKDFESSANASRGLALWHVLAIGTIAFWGTSFVSTKVLLNHDFSAVQIFTLRFVVTYLLLLAMTHKKFRCENWKHEVVLCLCGLTGCTFYFWAENTALTISPSSNVSLIVCTNPLLTMIFGGLIYKSERLCKRQIFGCVITFIGMVLVVLNGKFILKLSPVGDLLAFSSACMWTIYSLIVRPLNGKYSTLFITRKMFFYGALSSIIIMLGETAFAPNAAGAGRFLGVPWPNFAKPVVSLNFLCLTVFSSLFGYLIWNKVLKQLGTVLASNYIYAIPLVTIITAVIALGERITSVAIAGAVAIVAGMVLAEWKPRG from the coding sequence ATGAAACCGGCTCCGATTAAAGATTTTGAATCTTCTGCAAACGCTTCGCGCGGTCTTGCGCTTTGGCATGTCCTTGCGATTGGAACGATTGCATTTTGGGGCACGAGTTTTGTGAGCACGAAGGTGCTTTTGAATCACGACTTTTCGGCGGTGCAGATTTTTACGTTGCGGTTTGTGGTGACGTACTTGTTGCTGCTTGCAATGACTCATAAAAAGTTCCGTTGCGAAAACTGGAAGCACGAAGTGGTTTTGTGCTTGTGCGGACTGACGGGGTGCACGTTTTACTTTTGGGCGGAGAATACGGCGCTTACGATTTCGCCGTCGAGCAATGTGTCGCTGATTGTCTGCACGAATCCGCTTTTGACGATGATTTTTGGCGGGCTCATTTACAAGAGCGAACGCCTTTGCAAGCGACAGATTTTCGGGTGTGTGATTACGTTTATCGGGATGGTGCTTGTTGTGTTGAATGGAAAGTTTATTCTAAAGCTTTCGCCGGTTGGCGATTTGCTCGCGTTCAGTTCGGCATGCATGTGGACGATTTATTCCTTGATTGTCCGGCCCCTCAACGGAAAATATTCTACGTTGTTTATCACGCGAAAGATGTTTTTCTATGGCGCGCTCTCGTCAATAATTATTATGCTTGGCGAAACGGCTTTTGCTCCAAATGCAGCGGGTGCGGGGCGGTTCCTCGGAGTTCCGTGGCCGAACTTTGCGAAACCTGTCGTGTCGCTCAACTTCCTTTGCCTCACGGTTTTTTCGTCGCTGTTTGGCTACTTGATTTGGAATAAAGTTTTAAAGCAACTTGGGACGGTTTTGGCAAGCAATTATATATACGCCATTCCGCTGGTGACGATTATTACGGCGGTGATTGCTCTTGGGGAACGCATCACGTCGGTCGCGATTGCGGGTGCTGTTGCCATCGTTGCGGGCATGGTCCTTGCGGAGTGGAAACCGCGGGGATGA